In Thermotomaculum hydrothermale, a single genomic region encodes these proteins:
- the rpsC gene encoding 30S ribosomal protein S3, producing MGQKVHPYGFRLGFNKNWKSRWYAEKEYHDFLQEDLALRNWLKKRLYHAGISSIEIERAVDKITINIHTAKPGIVIGRKGAEVENLKKEIQKKLNKKDVFVNVEQVKNPETDAQLVAEQIASLLERRVAFRKAMKRAQEAALKKGVEGIKIKVSGRLGGADIARSEEYSAGRVTLSTLKADIDYGFAESMTTYGVIGVKVWINKGEKLPVKPEKKAVKKAK from the coding sequence GTGGGTCAAAAAGTACATCCTTATGGATTTAGGCTGGGATTCAATAAAAATTGGAAATCAAGGTGGTATGCTGAGAAAGAATATCACGATTTCCTTCAGGAAGACCTGGCTTTGAGAAATTGGCTAAAGAAAAGACTTTATCATGCAGGTATTTCTTCTATTGAAATAGAGAGAGCTGTAGATAAAATCACAATCAACATACATACCGCAAAACCTGGTATTGTTATTGGCAGGAAGGGTGCCGAAGTTGAGAATTTAAAAAAAGAAATTCAGAAAAAGCTGAATAAAAAAGATGTTTTTGTTAATGTAGAGCAGGTTAAAAACCCAGAAACAGATGCACAGCTTGTTGCAGAGCAGATTGCTTCTTTGCTTGAGAGAAGAGTTGCATTTAGAAAAGCAATGAAGAGGGCGCAGGAAGCTGCTTTAAAAAAGGGTGTTGAGGGGATTAAAATTAAGGTATCCGGCAGATTAGGTGGAGCAGATATTGCTCGTTCAGAAGAGTATTCTGCTGGAAGAGTTACTCTCTCAACCTTAAAAGCGGATATTGATTACGGCTTTGCAGAATCAATGACAACTTACGGTGTTATCGGTGTTAAAGTGTGGATTAACAAAGGTGAGAAGTTGCCTGTTAAACCGGAGAAAAAAGCCGTTAAAAAGGCTAAGTAG
- the rplW gene encoding 50S ribosomal protein L23, with product MRTEYDIILRPILSERSTFLQERENAYTFEVAKDATKPQIKKAVEKIFGVKVKSVRTVNVKGKKKRLGRFEGKRRDWKKAIVYLADKEKKIDFFDNV from the coding sequence ATGAGAACCGAATACGATATCATTTTGAGGCCGATTCTTTCCGAGAGGAGCACCTTCCTTCAGGAAAGGGAAAACGCTTATACTTTTGAGGTTGCAAAGGATGCTACAAAACCTCAGATTAAGAAGGCTGTGGAAAAGATTTTTGGTGTTAAAGTTAAATCGGTCAGGACAGTTAATGTAAAAGGTAAGAAAAAGAGATTAGGCAGATTTGAAGGTAAAAGAAGAGACTGGAAAAAGGCTATTGTGTACCTTGCCGATAAAGAAAAGAAGATAGACTTCTTTGATAATGTTTAG
- the rplC gene encoding 50S ribosomal protein L3 translates to MVNGLIGKKIGMSQVFDENGKLIPVTLIKAGPCVVVQVKTKDKDNYEAVQLGLVEKINPKNIKKPIKGHLEKAGVGAVRVLKEFKPNGGDAVEPGQKVTVEIFEGVEKVDITGKSKGKGFQGVMKRHGFGGGRATHGSMFHRAPGSIGQCAWPSRVFPGKKLPGQMGNKKVTVKGLKVVGIDKENNLLIVKGAVPGSRGSYVFINKA, encoded by the coding sequence ATGGTTAACGGACTTATTGGTAAAAAAATCGGAATGTCACAGGTATTTGATGAAAATGGAAAGCTTATCCCTGTGACTTTGATAAAAGCGGGTCCATGTGTTGTTGTTCAGGTAAAAACAAAGGATAAAGACAACTATGAAGCCGTTCAGTTAGGTCTTGTTGAAAAAATAAACCCGAAAAATATAAAAAAGCCTATTAAGGGACACCTTGAAAAAGCTGGAGTAGGTGCTGTGAGGGTTTTAAAAGAGTTTAAGCCTAACGGAGGAGATGCAGTCGAGCCGGGACAGAAGGTAACTGTTGAAATTTTTGAAGGTGTAGAAAAGGTAGATATTACCGGAAAATCAAAGGGAAAAGGTTTCCAGGGCGTAATGAAAAGACATGGCTTTGGCGGCGGTAGAGCAACTCACGGTTCTATGTTCCACAGAGCACCCGGTTCAATTGGACAATGTGCATGGCCTTCAAGGGTTTTCCCTGGGAAAAAACTTCCTGGACAGATGGGGAATAAGAAGGTAACTGTTAAGGGTTTGAAAGTTGTGGGTATTGATAAAGAAAATAACCTTTTAATTGTAAAAGGTGCTGTCCCCGGAAGTCGTGGCAGCTATGTTTTCATAAATAAGGCTTAA
- the rpsJ gene encoding 30S ribosomal protein S10: MKSDRIRIRLKAYDHRVLDQSTSEIVETAKRTGSEVSGPIPLPTEISRFTVIRSPHVNKKSREQFEIRVHKRLIDILEPTENTIEALMKLELPAGVNVEIKATEKKN; encoded by the coding sequence ATGAAAAGCGATAGAATAAGAATTAGACTGAAGGCGTATGATCACAGGGTGTTAGATCAATCTACATCTGAAATTGTGGAAACGGCGAAGAGGACAGGCTCTGAAGTTTCAGGGCCTATCCCTCTTCCTACCGAAATATCAAGATTTACCGTAATCAGGTCTCCGCATGTAAATAAGAAATCAAGAGAGCAGTTTGAAATCAGAGTGCATAAAAGATTGATTGATATACTTGAGCCGACGGAGAATACAATTGAAGCTTTAATGAAGCTTGAGCTCCCGGCAGGAGTAAATGTGGAGATTAAGGCTACGGAAAAGAAGAATTAA
- the rplN gene encoding 50S ribosomal protein L14 produces MIQMGTILKVADNSGAKKIMCIHPIGSNVGQYAKVGDIIRASVKEASPSWNEKKVKKVKAVIVRQRKEIRRKDGSYIRFDENAAVLINNENEPIGTRVFGPVARELREKGFMKIVSLAPEVL; encoded by the coding sequence ATGATACAGATGGGAACTATTCTAAAAGTTGCAGATAATTCAGGTGCTAAAAAGATTATGTGCATTCACCCGATTGGTTCAAATGTCGGGCAGTATGCAAAAGTAGGTGATATAATCAGGGCTTCCGTTAAAGAAGCGTCACCTTCCTGGAATGAGAAAAAGGTAAAAAAGGTTAAGGCTGTCATTGTAAGGCAGAGAAAAGAAATTAGAAGAAAAGACGGAAGCTATATTAGATTTGATGAAAATGCAGCTGTTTTGATTAACAACGAAAATGAACCAATAGGTACCCGTGTTTTCGGGCCTGTTGCCAGAGAGTTAAGGGAAAAAGGTTTTATGAAAATAGTTTCCCTTGCTCCTGAGGTTCTGTAA
- the rplP gene encoding 50S ribosomal protein L16 has translation MLMPKKVKYRKQQKGRVKGKATRGTTVAFGEYGLQALESAWITNRQIEAARIAITRHVKRGGKIWIRMFPDKPYTKKPAETRMGKGKGSPEGWVAVVKPGKVLFEIEGVPKELAHRAFELAAAKLPIKTQFVERMK, from the coding sequence ATGTTAATGCCAAAGAAAGTTAAGTATAGAAAACAACAAAAAGGCAGAGTAAAGGGTAAGGCAACAAGGGGCACTACCGTTGCTTTCGGAGAATACGGGCTTCAGGCTCTTGAAAGTGCCTGGATAACAAACAGGCAAATTGAGGCTGCCCGTATTGCAATCACAAGGCATGTAAAAAGAGGTGGAAAAATCTGGATTAGAATGTTCCCTGATAAGCCTTACACCAAAAAGCCTGCTGAAACAAGAATGGGTAAAGGTAAAGGTTCTCCCGAAGGCTGGGTTGCTGTTGTTAAGCCAGGTAAGGTGCTCTTTGAAATTGAGGGAGTTCCCAAAGAGCTTGCACACAGAGCCTTTGAGCTTGCTGCTGCTAAGCTTCCTATAAAAACCCAGTTTGTAGAGAGAATGAAGTAG
- the rpsS gene encoding 30S ribosomal protein S19, translating to MGRSLKKGYFVDDHLLKKVQKAKETGSKAVIKTWSRRSTIIPEMIGLTFAVYNGKKFIPVYVDENMVGHKLGEFSPTRTFRGHAGKDKGSKRK from the coding sequence ATGGGTAGATCGTTAAAAAAAGGATATTTTGTAGACGACCACCTTTTGAAGAAGGTTCAAAAGGCTAAAGAGACTGGTAGTAAAGCGGTAATAAAAACCTGGTCTCGCAGGTCAACCATTATTCCAGAAATGATTGGGTTGACCTTTGCGGTATACAACGGAAAGAAGTTTATCCCTGTATATGTGGATGAAAACATGGTTGGACACAAATTAGGCGAATTTTCCCCAACAAGGACATTCAGGGGACACGCCGGCAAAGACAAAGGTTCAAAAAGGAAGTAG
- the rpsG gene encoding 30S ribosomal protein S7, protein MPRRKRGELVREVMPDPVYNSEMVTRFINKLMYDGKKSVAAKIFYGALDLIKEKTGEEPLKVFKQAVENAKPLVETKSRRVGGATYQVPIEVNPRRQLSLSMRWLVAAARARGEKTMVQRLAAELIAASKNEGAAIKKKEDVHRMAEANKAFAHYRW, encoded by the coding sequence ATGCCAAGAAGGAAAAGAGGTGAATTAGTAAGAGAGGTAATGCCTGATCCTGTTTACAACAGTGAGATGGTAACAAGGTTTATTAACAAATTGATGTATGATGGTAAAAAAAGTGTTGCCGCAAAAATCTTTTACGGTGCACTTGATTTAATCAAGGAAAAGACAGGGGAAGAACCTCTGAAGGTTTTCAAGCAGGCTGTTGAAAATGCAAAGCCGCTTGTGGAAACCAAATCAAGAAGGGTAGGAGGGGCAACCTACCAGGTACCAATTGAAGTAAACCCCAGAAGGCAGCTCTCCCTGAGCATGCGTTGGTTAGTTGCTGCTGCAAGAGCAAGAGGAGAAAAAACTATGGTTCAAAGGCTTGCAGCGGAACTTATTGCGGCATCTAAAAATGAAGGTGCTGCTATTAAGAAAAAAGAAGATGTTCACAGAATGGCAGAAGCCAACAAGGCTTTTGCTCACTATCGCTGGTAA
- the rplB gene encoding 50S ribosomal protein L2, translating into MALKKFKPYTPSRRFMTVADFSVLTKKEPEKSLTEPLHSKGGRNNLGRVTVRFRGGGHKRLYRIIDFKRNKDNIPAKVVSIEYDPNRSAWIALVVYADGEKRYIIAPEGLKVGDTIMSGENVDIMVGNTLPLKSIPVGTLIHNVELKIGKGAQLCRSAGTYAQLLAKEGDYAHLRLPSGEVRLVHVNCRATIGQVSNQEHENIKIGKAGRSRWLGRRPHVRGVAMNPIDHPMGGGEGRTSGGRPSCSPWGWPTKGYRTRKKNHRTDKYIVRRRKA; encoded by the coding sequence ATGGCGTTGAAAAAGTTTAAACCATATACCCCTTCAAGAAGGTTTATGACGGTTGCAGATTTTTCTGTGCTCACTAAGAAAGAGCCTGAAAAATCATTAACCGAACCTTTACATTCTAAGGGTGGCAGAAATAATCTTGGAAGAGTTACGGTCAGGTTTAGAGGTGGCGGTCACAAAAGGCTTTACAGAATAATTGATTTTAAGAGAAATAAAGACAATATTCCCGCAAAAGTCGTGTCTATAGAGTATGACCCAAACAGGTCGGCATGGATCGCTTTGGTGGTTTATGCCGATGGAGAAAAGAGGTACATTATTGCTCCGGAAGGTTTAAAGGTAGGTGATACCATAATGTCGGGAGAAAATGTTGACATTATGGTTGGTAATACCCTTCCTTTAAAAAGCATTCCGGTAGGTACCTTGATTCACAATGTTGAGTTAAAGATTGGTAAAGGTGCCCAATTATGTAGAAGTGCTGGTACATATGCTCAGCTTTTAGCAAAAGAGGGAGACTATGCACACTTGAGACTTCCTTCAGGTGAAGTAAGACTTGTTCATGTTAATTGCAGAGCAACTATTGGGCAGGTAAGTAATCAGGAACATGAAAACATTAAAATTGGAAAAGCAGGAAGAAGCAGGTGGTTAGGCAGAAGACCTCATGTTAGAGGTGTTGCAATGAACCCGATTGATCACCCAATGGGTGGTGGTGAAGGTAGAACTTCTGGTGGAAGACCTTCATGCTCACCATGGGGATGGCCAACAAAGGGTTACAGAACCAGGAAGAAAAATCACAGAACCGATAAGTACATTGTAAGAAGAAGGAAAGCATAA
- the rplV gene encoding 50S ribosomal protein L22 gives MIAKAVGKYIKGSPQKMRIVVNAIRGKNVNEALAILGTSPKAYAKRVEKVLKSAIANAENKNEAIDVDTLYVSKAFVDKGPMLKRIRPAAMGRAVRILKRYSHITIELDVKE, from the coding sequence ATGATAGCAAAAGCAGTTGGAAAGTATATTAAAGGTTCTCCTCAGAAAATGAGAATTGTTGTCAATGCTATTAGAGGGAAAAATGTTAACGAAGCACTTGCAATATTGGGAACTTCTCCCAAAGCATATGCAAAAAGGGTTGAGAAGGTTTTAAAGTCTGCTATTGCAAATGCAGAAAACAAAAATGAAGCAATCGATGTTGACACCCTTTATGTAAGCAAGGCATTTGTTGACAAAGGGCCTATGCTTAAAAGGATCAGACCTGCAGCAATGGGGAGAGCAGTCAGGATTTTAAAAAGATATTCACATATCACCATTGAATTGGATGTGAAAGAGTAA
- the rplD gene encoding 50S ribosomal protein L4: MAKVKVINLDNQVVDEVELNPSIFEVELNEHLVWEALNATLANRRVGTASAKNRKDVSGGGKKPWRQKGTGRARHGSIRSPLWVGGGTVHGPQPRDFSVKFPKKKRRKAVKMLLSDKLRNEKLVVVDKFEIEQPKTKLVYDKVIKGLNVDSGLLIDGNLNRNLYLSSRNIPRLKSLVATDLNVFDLMKYDYVLVSLDGLKKIEEVLG; encoded by the coding sequence ATGGCTAAGGTGAAAGTAATAAATTTAGACAACCAGGTTGTTGATGAGGTGGAACTCAATCCTTCAATTTTTGAGGTAGAGTTAAACGAACACCTTGTTTGGGAGGCTTTGAATGCAACCCTTGCAAATAGAAGGGTAGGGACTGCCTCTGCAAAGAATAGAAAAGATGTAAGTGGTGGAGGAAAGAAACCCTGGAGACAAAAAGGTACAGGTAGAGCAAGGCATGGAAGTATAAGGTCTCCTTTATGGGTAGGTGGCGGAACTGTTCATGGGCCACAGCCAAGGGATTTTTCTGTTAAATTTCCAAAGAAAAAGAGAAGAAAAGCTGTAAAAATGCTCCTTTCTGACAAGCTTAGAAATGAAAAGCTTGTTGTTGTTGACAAGTTTGAAATTGAACAGCCAAAAACAAAACTTGTTTATGACAAAGTAATCAAAGGGTTAAATGTTGATTCAGGGCTCTTGATAGACGGAAATTTAAATAGAAACCTCTATCTTTCTTCAAGGAATATCCCGAGATTAAAATCCCTTGTGGCAACTGATTTAAATGTATTTGATTTAATGAAGTATGACTATGTTCTTGTAAGCCTTGATGGTTTAAAGAAAATAGAGGAGGTGCTCGGATGA
- the fusA gene encoding elongation factor G produces the protein MARLVPLERIRNIGIMAHIDAGKTTTTERILYYTGVSHKIGEVHEGTAQMDWMVQEQERGITITSAATTCFWKNYRINIIDTPGHVDFTAEVERSLRVLDGAVAVFCAVGGVQPQSETVWRQADKYRVPRIAFVNKMDRQGADFFGCMDQMEEKLNARPVALQLPWGKEDTFTGVIDLVEMKAYKYKDETLGAEYEVHDIPEDMKEMAEEYRAKVIEAAAETCDEYMEKYLEGEELTIDEIKDGIRKGTINLYFTPVLCGTAFKNKGVQPLLDAIVDYMPSPLDIPPVQGIDPNTGEEIIRETKDDAPFCALAFKIMTDPYVGQLVFIRVYSGHLESGSYVYNANSGKKERVGRLLKMHANKREEIKEVWAGDIAAVVGLKGVTTGDTICDEKHPIILESMEFPEPVISVAIEPKTKADQEKLGAALQKLAMEDPTFKVHVDKETGQTIISGMGELHLEIIVDRLMREFKVEASVGQPQVAYRESIKKSVEHEEKYIKQTGGKGQYGHVKIRLEPYPEDHFKFVDEITGGVIPREYIKPIEKGILEAMETGVLAGYEVTNVKVTLYDGSYHEVDSSEMAFKICASLAFKNAARKADPYLLEPIMEVEVTTPEQYLGDVMGDLNSRRGRVANLESKGGLQIIKAYVPLAEMFGYATVLRSLSQGRASYVMQFARYEEVPKSIAEKIIGEA, from the coding sequence GTGGCGAGGTTAGTACCACTTGAAAGGATAAGAAATATCGGTATTATGGCTCATATTGACGCCGGAAAAACTACTACTACAGAACGCATTCTGTACTATACCGGCGTAAGCCATAAGATAGGAGAAGTGCATGAAGGCACTGCTCAAATGGATTGGATGGTGCAGGAGCAGGAAAGAGGGATTACGATTACCTCTGCTGCAACCACCTGTTTCTGGAAAAACTATAGAATTAATATAATTGATACTCCGGGACACGTTGATTTTACTGCTGAGGTTGAAAGAAGCTTAAGGGTTCTTGACGGAGCAGTTGCTGTTTTTTGCGCTGTGGGAGGTGTTCAGCCTCAATCTGAGACAGTCTGGAGACAGGCTGATAAGTATAGAGTTCCAAGAATTGCTTTTGTTAATAAAATGGACAGGCAGGGAGCAGATTTCTTTGGTTGCATGGATCAGATGGAAGAAAAATTAAACGCAAGGCCTGTTGCTCTTCAATTACCATGGGGTAAAGAAGATACCTTTACCGGAGTTATAGATCTTGTTGAGATGAAGGCATATAAATATAAAGATGAAACATTGGGTGCTGAATATGAAGTTCATGATATCCCGGAAGATATGAAGGAAATGGCTGAAGAGTACAGGGCAAAGGTAATTGAGGCGGCGGCTGAAACCTGTGATGAATATATGGAGAAATACCTTGAAGGAGAAGAGTTAACAATTGATGAGATTAAAGATGGTATAAGGAAGGGAACAATTAACCTTTACTTTACCCCTGTACTTTGTGGTACAGCGTTTAAAAACAAGGGTGTTCAGCCTTTACTTGATGCAATTGTTGACTATATGCCCAGCCCGTTGGATATTCCTCCGGTTCAGGGTATTGACCCAAACACCGGGGAAGAAATTATCAGAGAGACAAAGGACGATGCGCCTTTCTGCGCTCTTGCATTTAAGATAATGACAGACCCGTATGTTGGTCAGCTTGTGTTTATCAGGGTATATTCAGGTCATCTTGAAAGCGGAAGTTATGTTTACAATGCCAACTCTGGTAAAAAGGAAAGGGTTGGAAGACTTCTTAAAATGCACGCGAATAAGAGAGAAGAAATTAAAGAAGTTTGGGCAGGGGATATTGCTGCAGTTGTCGGTTTGAAAGGAGTTACGACTGGAGACACAATCTGTGATGAGAAACATCCTATTATCCTTGAATCAATGGAATTTCCCGAACCGGTAATCTCTGTTGCTATTGAGCCAAAAACAAAGGCGGATCAGGAAAAGTTAGGCGCTGCATTACAGAAGCTTGCTATGGAAGACCCAACTTTTAAAGTTCATGTTGATAAAGAGACAGGTCAGACAATTATTTCCGGTATGGGTGAATTGCACCTTGAGATTATTGTTGACAGGCTTATGAGGGAATTTAAAGTGGAGGCTAGCGTAGGTCAGCCTCAGGTTGCTTACAGGGAATCTATTAAGAAATCTGTTGAGCATGAAGAGAAATACATCAAACAAACTGGTGGTAAAGGTCAATACGGTCATGTCAAAATAAGGCTTGAGCCGTATCCTGAAGACCACTTTAAGTTTGTTGATGAGATAACAGGTGGTGTAATCCCAAGGGAATACATCAAGCCTATTGAAAAGGGTATTTTAGAGGCTATGGAGACCGGGGTATTGGCCGGATATGAAGTGACAAATGTGAAAGTCACTCTCTATGACGGTTCTTACCACGAAGTTGACTCCTCTGAAATGGCTTTTAAGATCTGTGCCTCGCTGGCATTTAAAAACGCAGCGAGAAAAGCCGATCCTTATCTCCTTGAGCCAATTATGGAAGTTGAAGTTACCACTCCTGAACAGTATTTAGGGGATGTTATGGGTGACTTGAATTCAAGAAGAGGTAGGGTTGCTAACCTTGAATCAAAGGGCGGCTTGCAGATTATAAAAGCCTATGTGCCTCTCGCCGAAATGTTCGGATATGCAACTGTCTTGAGGTCTTTGAGTCAGGGAAGGGCTTCTTATGTAATGCAGTTTGCAAGGTATGAAGAGGTTCCAAAATCTATTGCTGAAAAAATTATAGGCGAAGCATAA
- the rpsL gene encoding 30S ribosomal protein S12: MPTINQLVRKGRQKIKTKTKSPALTRCPQRRGVCTRVYTTTPKKPNSAIRKVARVRLTNGFEVTAYIPGIGHNLQEHSVVLIRGGRVKDLPGVRYHIIRGTLDAQGVEGRLTSRSKYGVKRPKAAK; the protein is encoded by the coding sequence TTGCCGACAATTAACCAATTAGTCAGAAAAGGAAGACAAAAAATTAAAACAAAAACAAAGTCTCCTGCATTGACAAGATGCCCCCAGAGAAGAGGGGTTTGTACAAGGGTTTATACAACAACCCCAAAAAAACCTAACTCTGCTATCAGAAAGGTGGCAAGGGTAAGGTTGACAAATGGGTTTGAGGTAACAGCCTACATTCCCGGTATCGGGCATAATTTGCAGGAGCACTCAGTTGTTTTAATTAGAGGCGGTAGGGTTAAGGATTTACCAGGTGTTCGTTACCACATTATTCGTGGTACTCTTGATGCACAGGGTGTTGAAGGAAGATTAACCTCAAGATCTAAATACGGTGTTAAGAGACCGAAAGCAGCTAAGTGA
- the rpmC gene encoding 50S ribosomal protein L29, whose translation MRAKEIRELTIQEIEALVADKKQELFKLRFQHALGQLENTSKLRQTKKEIARLYTILSEKRRLNDAK comes from the coding sequence ATGAGAGCAAAAGAGATAAGAGAGTTAACAATTCAGGAAATAGAGGCTTTAGTGGCGGATAAAAAGCAGGAGTTGTTTAAGCTTCGTTTTCAGCATGCTTTGGGGCAACTTGAAAACACTTCAAAGTTAAGGCAGACAAAAAAAGAAATTGCGAGGCTTTACACAATTCTCAGTGAAAAAAGGAGATTAAACGATGCAAAATAG
- the rpsQ gene encoding 30S ribosomal protein S17: MQNRKVLIGEVVSDKMDKSIVVKVETLVMHPLYKKYIKRSKKYMAHDPNNECGIGDKVEIIESRPLSKRKRWRLKRILERAEKL, from the coding sequence ATGCAAAATAGGAAAGTGTTAATCGGTGAAGTGGTAAGCGACAAGATGGACAAATCTATTGTCGTAAAAGTAGAAACACTTGTTATGCATCCTCTTTATAAGAAGTACATCAAAAGGTCTAAAAAGTATATGGCTCATGACCCGAACAATGAGTGTGGTATCGGGGATAAGGTTGAAATTATTGAGTCAAGGCCTTTAAGCAAAAGGAAAAGATGGCGCTTGAAGAGGATACTTGAAAGAGCAGAAAAACTTTAA
- the tuf gene encoding elongation factor Tu, with product MAKEKFERTKPHVNIGTIGHVDHGKTTLTAAITNVLANYLGTVQPKSFDEIDNAPEEKARGITINTAHVEYETEKRHYAHVDCPGHADYVKNMITGAAQMDGAILVVSAYDGPMPQTREHILLARQVNVPYIVVFLNKVDMVDDPELIELVEMEVRELLNEYQFPGDEVPVIKGSALKALECSCGKRECPNCGPILELMDAVDEFIPLPERDVDKPFLMPIEDVFSISGRGTVVTGRIERGVITTGEEVEIVGIRPTIKRVVTGVEMFRKILDRGEAGDNVGLLLRGTDKREVERGQVVAKPGTITPHTKFEGEVYILTKEEGGRHKPFRAGYRPQFYFRTTDVTGTIELPDGREVVMPGDNLTIKVELITPIAMEQGLRFAIREGGRTVGAGTVTKIIE from the coding sequence ATGGCAAAGGAAAAATTTGAAAGAACGAAACCGCACGTAAACATAGGAACAATTGGTCACGTTGACCACGGAAAAACAACCCTGACAGCGGCAATCACCAATGTGCTTGCTAACTACTTGGGAACAGTACAGCCCAAGTCATTTGATGAAATTGACAACGCGCCAGAAGAAAAGGCAAGAGGAATCACCATCAACACTGCGCATGTAGAATACGAAACAGAAAAAAGGCACTATGCACACGTTGACTGCCCTGGCCACGCAGACTACGTAAAAAACATGATCACCGGTGCAGCACAGATGGACGGGGCAATCTTAGTTGTATCAGCATACGACGGTCCAATGCCCCAGACAAGAGAACACATACTACTTGCAAGGCAAGTTAACGTACCATACATAGTAGTATTCTTAAACAAAGTAGACATGGTAGACGACCCGGAACTCATTGAATTAGTAGAAATGGAAGTAAGAGAGCTTCTCAACGAATACCAATTCCCTGGAGACGAAGTACCAGTAATCAAAGGCAGTGCCTTAAAAGCACTTGAATGCTCCTGTGGAAAAAGAGAATGCCCAAACTGCGGCCCAATCCTTGAACTCATGGACGCAGTAGACGAATTCATCCCACTACCAGAAAGAGACGTAGACAAACCATTCTTAATGCCAATAGAAGACGTATTCTCAATCTCCGGAAGAGGAACAGTTGTAACAGGAAGAATAGAAAGAGGCGTAATCACAACAGGTGAAGAAGTAGAAATCGTAGGAATCAGGCCGACAATCAAAAGAGTAGTAACAGGCGTAGAAATGTTCAGAAAAATCCTTGACAGAGGAGAAGCAGGAGACAACGTAGGACTCTTACTCAGGGGAACAGACAAGAGAGAAGTAGAAAGAGGACAGGTAGTGGCAAAACCTGGAACAATCACACCGCACACCAAATTCGAAGGCGAAGTATACATCCTTACCAAAGAAGAAGGTGGAAGACACAAGCCATTCAGAGCAGGCTACAGGCCACAATTCTACTTCAGGACAACAGACGTAACAGGAACAATAGAATTACCAGACGGAAGAGAAGTGGTAATGCCTGGCGACAACCTGACAATCAAGGTAGAACTCATCACTCCGATTGCAATGGAGCAGGGTTTAAGATTCGCAATCAGAGAAGGTGGAAGAACTGTTGGAGCAGGAACAGTTACAAAAATTATTGAGTAA